In the Pedobacter cryoconitis genome, AAAGTAGAAACATATCCATTCTTCTGGTCAGTTTTAGTCCCTTTATCCAATTGCACTTTGCCTGTAGCAGGCATAACCAGCACATCGTTCAGGTCACCAATTCCGGTACCACTCAAATGTGTGTGGGTAAAACCTACGATTGTATTGCTGGAATAATGATAACCACTGCACCAGTCCCAACCTTCAAAAATGTTGGTGGGGCCTAACTGAACTGCTCCGAAGGGAACATTCGCACCAACAAATACATGTCCATGTGCATCCGAACCAATAATCGGATCTACGTACTGACTTAATTTATTCTGCGCGCTCAGATTAAGACTAAAAATGAAACTGCAAATAAAGATCAGACCTGTTTTTTTTCTACTCATTTTACTCATATAATTTGTAAAAATAAAAAAACACCGGTCTTTCTATGCCTGAAACAGACGATAAAAAGACCGGTGTGTGTAATTTAATTGTGTTAGAAATTACCTTTGGCTAAATCCCACCATACTCTCACGCCACCATTATCTTGTCCACCAATTGATTGTACAGCTTTTGCAAGCTCCACACCATTTGAGGTCTTCTCATTCGAAGGATAAGGCAAACGGCGGATCTGAATTTGTGTATCGATCAATCCGTTACTTGTGTTGTTCACTACAGGGAATAATTTTGGATAGCCAGTACGACGGAATTCTGTCCATGCTTCTTGTCCTTCAGGAAAAACAGCCAGCCATTTCTGCGTCATGATACGTTCTAATTTCACTTCATTAGCAGCAGCATCATCCCATTTAATGGTCATCGTAGAAACCGCCTTAATGTTATTTACAGCATTTTTTGGATCTACATAATCAGCTTGTTTACTGGTTGCATCATTGATATACGCAGTTGCATCAGTAACGCCCCATTGTGACATAGATACTGTAATACCTTTTTCATAGTTTGTTTTTGGATCTCCTGCATTAGCCCAGCCTCTTAAACCAGCTTCTGCTTTTAAGAACCAGATCTCAGCAGCTGTCATTATTTGCTGAGGAGCTGTATTTTTAAACGTTTTAACTACATTCAAACTTGCATAATTGACATAGGCACTTTTAGATGGAAGGTTAGAACCTATCCTGATCCCAATATACTGGCCAGCAAAAGCAGGATCCGTTGCCGGAGTTGCAAACGATGATAATCTTGGATCATTATATCCAACAAGATACGTAGCAAGTGTTGCACCTAAACGGTTATCACTATAATCGTTAGTCAATTGAAACAGATCATTAACGGCCCCTGGAGCAACTGCAATAGCTGCATTGTCAGTAGCATCTGTTAATAGACCACCCGCAGCACTCATTGCTTTCTCAGCCTGTAACTTCGCAGTTGCAGGATCAGCTTTAACAATATG is a window encoding:
- a CDS encoding SusD/RagB family nutrient-binding outer membrane lipoprotein — translated: MNTSHKLINNSSLTKFARSGAVILSGLLLLTAVGCKKNFEKNATDGTGIPDSEIKLPTLLPPLQSSIFRNYQIAQNLSADGFSGYMMSPTPFMANYDLNYSPFDGWDKAGFNDQYTYVMAPVNKMARLGLRTANPDLWAIALIIKVEAMHRVTDKFGPIPYSAVGKTLTNTPYDSQQSVYNQFFNELDTAVNNLQTFQAANPGAKPFTAYDRIYNGDYSKWIKFANSLRLRLAMHIVKADPATAKLQAEKAMSAAGGLLTDATDNAAIAVAPGAVNDLFQLTNDYSDNRLGATLATYLVGYNDPRLSSFATPATDPAFAGQYIGIRIGSNLPSKSAYVNYASLNVVKTFKNTAPQQIMTAAEIWFLKAEAGLRGWANAGDPKTNYEKGITVSMSQWGVTDATAYINDATSKQADYVDPKNAVNNIKAVSTMTIKWDDAAANEVKLERIMTQKWLAVFPEGQEAWTEFRRTGYPKLFPVVNNTSNGLIDTQIQIRRLPYPSNEKTSNGVELAKAVQSIGGQDNGGVRVWWDLAKGNF